The DNA region AGCAAGGAAATATCAGTGCCATTGAAGCATCATTATGCAAAATAAGTTCATAAACAGGAATTAGTCCATTTTATTCATTCAAAAGTTTCAGAAGTCCACTTAACCCCCTGAACTATAATGCCAGGTATCTAACCTCTGAACTTAAAAAACCGAGGGTCAATTTACACCATGAGTAAGTTCTCAAGGGTGGTTTGCTAATTTGGACTAAGATGAGAGATGAATTTGCCATGTAAGTGACACATGATGAAGAAATATGATTGGGATTTGGGAGAGAAGGGAAAAAACTACCCCTTTTGCCAAATGTGTCACCCATGGAGCAAAACCTATCTTTCAGCCCACATCAGCAACCTCCAAATCAGTCAAAGATGTAACTTCATCCAGTTGGTAATAAAAGAACAGATCCTTGCTTTTTGCAGTACATGATCGAATAAGCATGTTGTATTTGACCCACTACAGTTATCTTTCCATTACTAGTCTTTTCCCCTCTTTGCACAACTTCTAAGAATAGTACTAGAACGAAAAGGATGCATTATTAAAATCTAAATTATGAGTGCTTTTATGCGTGTTGTAATAATAACTCCATGAAGTGCATGTGCGATAAATAGTTTAACAGTTACGCATTAACATCAGTGATAAAACTACAACACTAGTGGTTGGATCAGATGTTCAGCAGCACAtattaaaataaaaaaattgagtAACGAAAATGTATAGAAGCCACATTCTGTTGCCCTAATTTATCTTCCCTCTCCCTTCAAATCTTGCAAGTACCATCTAAACTATTTTCTTGTTTCATcatcacccccccccccccaaaaaaaaaagaaaaaaaactttTAAAGCACAATAGAAAATGCTGTATAGAAATGGGGGTTGTTATATGGATGGAGTCAGAGTCAAAGTTGATCCAGTAGAAGAAATTATTTTTAtaccattttttttaaaaaaactaaaGACTGTTTTAGATTAGTCTTGAACAGAGTAACTAATGGGTTCTGTAGCCTACACATTGGTAAACATAAAGATGGCAAGTTGTCAACACTTAGTATATAAGTTTATGTAATCTGTCAAAATCTTACTTAGTGCTAGCACACACAATGCTATAAATTCTTTATCCAGTAGGGAATGTAGCATCATGACTTCAGTGTAGTTTCTTCTCGTAAAGAAAAAAAGCCAGCTATGGTTTAAAATTTCAACTTTGGATATCCATCATCGCCCTTTAGCATATATAGATAGGTTCTTATAGGCAACAAGTAGATCTTAAGATGCCTCTATAATTTACATGTGCTTACTTCTGATGGATGTGAGAACATAAGTATAGCACATACAAGTTCGGTGTGCCAAGTTGACATTGTCAAAGCTTTCACAGAGCACAAACCCAAAACCTAGAGCTCCTTAATTCATTTGCCTTAATACAGAACGATTCTTATCAGATGATGATGGACAAATATGTGAATAACTGAATATATGCCTCGAAAATATCTGTGCCAAACATCCTCTTGATTGAACAAGAGATCAGCATATTAGTGTAGGGAATTTAAGATATAAGCATATTATATACGACTAATGTAGATATGCTCAGATTCTAGAACAGAATTTGAATAACTCAGGTGAAGCCATAATTATACAACAAGAATAGTTGCACTTAACATCAGTAACGACTTCAAAATTGAGTTAAGAAAGACATGTTCCATCTTCTATTAGGTTTTCTACCTGACACCAAAGTTGATTGTACATCTGTTTTCTGTGTTCCCTGCGTGCGTATTCATGCTGTCCAAGACAGAGATTTACGAGCACTAACATCATCTTGAAGAGCAGCTGCCAGCTCCAGCATCAATGAGCAATTTGTTTCCCTGTATCCTCATCGATGTCGTCGTCACTCTCCTCATCCTCGGAAGCAACACCTGCTTCCATGTCCTCCTCGTCCAATTCATCTCCATCAACTTCATCATCATAGTCCTCCTCATTATCACCATCCTCCCCTTCTGCACCAAATTCCTCCCCAATCATTTGCTCGCCACGACTACTCTTACGATccttgcccttgccctttccAACCTCCTCCTTCCCCATATGCATCAAATGGAGGTACTGATACCTTATCCCCATCATTGGGTGCTTGTCCACCAGCATATGCCTCCGGTATGACTCCCTAAGCACCACCGTCTGCATCCTCAGCTTGTGTGACATGTAGAAAATCCCAGGGTGCCTAGCCACCACCTTCCTGAACCCCGGCGGCAGCCGCAGCGCCTCCCCAAGCTTGACCAGCACCTCCTTCTCCATCTTCTTCCCCACCGTGAGGCTGAGCACCTCGTGCAGAACCGCCACGGTCCTCTTCTCCGTGATGTCACTCCTTGGCGCTAGATGCGACCCATCCTCGTAGGGCGAGATGTACGGCAGCCTCTGCCACTCGTCCAACCACTTGCGCACCTTCTTGTCGAGCTCGAACCCCCGGGGGAAGGAAAGCGGGAAGGCGACCGCGTCGCCTACCTTGTACCCGCCGGTGCGCTGCGCGTAGGACTGCATCGCCGACACGGCGAGGTCCTTCCTGTAGCAGACGAGTTCGAGGAGTGTGCCGTCGGGGGAGAGCGCGAAGTAGTCCGGGTAGTTGGGCAGCAGCGACCGCTGGAAGTCTGGCGCGAGGCCGAGGTCGAGCCGGAGCCGCGCGACGAGGCGGAGCGGCAGCGCGCGTGAAGGGGCCAGCATGAGCAGCCGCAGCAGGCGGTCGGCGGCGTCGGGGCGCGTGGCGTCGACGACCTGTGCCtcggcggcgtgcagcgcggAGAGCCTGGGCGTCGGGGACACCTCGATGGGGTGCGGCGAGAGCGCGAACGCCGACGGGTAGAGCCGCAGGAAGCGGAGCGGGCGGAATGGGAACGGGATGGTGGAGGGCAGCGAGTGCAGCGGcacggcgtgcggcggcggcgtggcggcgaggaGCGCGTCCTTGGCGAGCAGGAACGGCACCAGGTGGCGCTCCCGCTCCACGGCGTGGTCGAGGGCCCGGTCCCGCGCCCACGGCACGCGCGCCTCCAGGAGCCCTCGCACCGGCACGAgcagcgccgccggcgcccgccgcgcccgcgccggcaGCAGAGGCATCGCGGGGGTTTTGGGAGGGGATTTTGCCGAGGAAAAAATGCGGCGGTGGGGGAAAGAGTGGGCGGTAGGTCAAGGGGAGTGTCGAGGGCGTCGAGATGGGCGGATCGGAGGTGTGTGATCTCGTGCCAAGTTTGGTGGGTCTGTCCCGGTTGGGCCGCTGGGCGCCGAGAGATTCGGCCCAAATGAGAGGTCCCCGGTGGTGTGGGCGAAAGCTCGCACGGAATAGGCGGGGGAAATGGGAGCAAAGACGAggggaaaaaaataaaaactaaATTGGCCGCTTTGATTGATGCGGCGATTTGGAAGAAACCGCGACCGATCACACAGGTGATGATGCTCAGCTGCGACGCATTCGAGTTCGTGTCCATCGATCGTAGTGTTTGTGGAAATTTCTCTCTGACGATCAGAGCTTCGCCTTGTTTGATCATTGTGCTAGGATTCGGCCTTTCCTCGCTCCATCGATTGGCCATGTCGTGACGATGGGCGCGCAATGAGTCGAACCGGTCCTCCATCCCCTTCACCGGCGCGTTATgttcggcggcggcgccgtcaaGCGGTTCATCGAAGGCCATAGGCAGCACAGATTCGTGAGGTGAGCAGCATTTCCCTCCCCTTTCCTTTTTGTTCTTGATCGACGAGCCAATTGCATGCTGACTGAAAGAAATCTGCATGCGTGGAGGCGCGTAGCTAGGCTCAACGGCGACGACAGCCCGAGGAGGATGTCGTACGGCGGCGCGGACCGGTCGGGCCTCCAGATCGACTATGCGGGCGTCGGCACCGGCGCCGGCGTCAGCGCGTCCCGGCGGCGGTTCGCGCCGACGGAGTCGCTGGCGCGCGGCGTCATCACGCAGGGGTCGGCGCAGCTGCGCACGATCGGGCGGTCGATCCGCGCGGGCGCGAcgatggcggcggtgttccAGGAGGACCTGAAGAACACCTCCCGGCGCATCTTCGACCCGCAGGACCGGATGCTGGTGCGCCTGAACCGCGCGTTCCTCATCTCATGCATCGTGGCCATCGCCGTGGACCCCATGTTCTTCTACCTGCCCATGGTCACCGACGAGGGCAACCTGTGCGTGGGCATCGACCGGTGGCTGGCCATCGCCACCGCCGTGGTGCGCAGCGTGGTGGATCTCTTCTTCCTGGTCCGCATCGCGCTGCAGTTCCGCACTGCCTACATCAAGCCCTCGTCCCGGGTGTTCGGCCGCGGCGAGCTGGTGATCGACACGGCGCAGATCGCGCGCCGCTACATGCGCCGCTTCTTCGCCGCCGACATCACGTCCGTGCTCCCGTTCCCGCAGGTGGTGATCTGGAACTTCCTGCACCGCTCCAGGGGCACCGCCGTGCTGGACACCAAGGACCGGCTGCTCTTCATCGTCTTCATCCAGTACATCCCGCGCGTGGTGCGCATCTACCCCATCTCCTCGGAGCTCAAGCGCAGCAGCGGCGCCTTCGCCGAGACCGCCTACGCCGGCGCCGCCTACTACCTCCTCTGGTACCTGCTGGCCAGCCACGTACGTGCAAGCAGCCAGCAGCAATTCTCCCGTATCTCCATTGCAGATCGATCGGCCGCGACCTCAGATAGATAGGTCCTCACTTGCAGATCGTTGGTGCCTTCTGGTACCTGCTGTCCATCGAGCGCGTGAGCGACTGCTGGCGGGACGCGTGCAACGAGTTCCCCGGCTGCAACCGCATCTACATGTACTGCGGCAACGACCGGCAGCTGGGGTTCCTGGAGTGGCGCACCATCACCCGGCAGGTGATCAACGAGACCTGCGAGCCCCAGAAGGACGGCCGCGCCCCCTTCAACTACGGCATCTACTCGTCGGCCGTGGAGTCCAGCGTGCTCAAGTCCAAGGACACCGCCTCCAAGTTGCTCTTCTGCCTCTGGTGGGGGCTCGCCAACCTGAGCACCCTGGGCCAGGGCCTCAAGACCAGCATCTACACCGGGGAGGCGCTCTTCTCCATCGCGCTCGCCATCTTCGGCCTCATCCTCATGGCCATGCTCATCGGCAACATCCAGACCTACCTCCAGTCCCTCACCGTGCGCCTCGAGGAGATGCGCGTCAAGCAGCGCGACTCGGAGCAGTGGATGCAccaccgcctgctgccgccggaGCTCCGCGAGCGCGTCCGCCGCTACGACCAGTACAAGTGGCTCAACACGCACGGCGTCGACGAGGAGGCGCTCGTCCAGAACCTGCCCAAGGACCTCCGCCGCGACATCAAGCGCCACCTCTGCCTCGGCCTCGTCCGCCGGGTCCCGCTCTTCGCCAACATGGACGAGCGCCTCCTCGACGCCATCTGCGAGCGCCTCAAGCCGTCGCTCTGCACCGAGCACACCTACATCATCCGGGAGGGCGACCCCGTCGACCAGATGGTCTTCATCATCCGCGGCAGCCTCGAGAGCATCACCACCGACGGCGGCCGCACGGGGTTCTACAACCGCAGCCTGCTCGAGGAGGGAGACTTCTGCGGCGAGGAGCTCCTCACCTGGGCGCTCGACCCCAAGGCCGGCGTCTGCCTGCCCTCCTCCACGCGCACCGTCAGGGCGCTCTCCGAGGTCGAGGCCTTCGCGCTGCCCGCCGACGAGCTCAAGTTCGTCGCCGGCCAGTTCCGGCGGATGCACAGCAAGGCGGTGCAGCACACGTTCCGGTTCTACTCGCACCAGTGGCGCACCTGGGCGGCCACCTACATCCAGGCCGCCTGGCGCCGCCACCTCAAGCGCAAGGCGGCCGAGCTGCGGCgcagggaggaggagctggagaaCGAAGAAGGCAAGTCCAGCATCAGGACCACGATACTGGTGTCGCGCTTCGCCGCCAACGCGCTGCGCGGCGTGCACCGGCAGCGGTCGAGGCGGGCCGGGGCCGTCAACGAGCTCCTCATGCCGGTGCCCAAGCCGAGGGAGCCCGACTTCGGGCGCGACGATTACTGACGGGTTTGAAGGGCGTAGCTTAATTACTGGTGGCAAAACGTTGTCTAGTGATGTTTGATCTCTGGTGTAGTATGAGTATTTCTGCTTGTTGCATATGGAACTCTGATTCAACTCTCTCACTAACTGTAGAATATTGAAACATTTGTTAGTGCTGTGTGCCAATCAGAAAGCTAATTCTTCTTACCCTGTTTGTAAGAGGATGTTCTGCCAATAGTGACTTGCTCAAACCATTGCAGCATTAAGCAATCAGCATCTCGCAGAAAAAGAACAAGATCCACTCCATCCAGCAATGCTTTCAAGTATACATCTCAATACAAACAGAACGGCTATAAGCCTGTACCGCAACGAATGCCTAGCTATATGGCCAAACGAACACAACAGAAAATATTTCATGGCAGCAACGATTCCAACACATTCATCAGCCGTCCTATTGGCAGATTTGCTCGACCGCAGCCACGATCTGGGCAGGCTGCACCACGGTCGCATCCTCCAGGGTCGAAGCATATGGCGTCGGCACATCCTGTGATGACAAGCACATGATGGGGGCGTCGAGGTAGTCCCAGAAGTTGTCGATGATGGCCGACCTCAGGCTTGCACCGATCCCTCCTGTGCGCATGCACTCCTCCACGATCAGCACGCGGTGCGTCTTCTTGATGGAGTTGCCAATTGTGTGCAGATCGAACGGCTTCAGCGACCTGATGTCAATGACCTCTGGATCGTAACCTTTGTTCACCAGAGTCTTTGCAGCCTGCATCACGTGGTACCTCATACGCGAGTACGTGAGGATGGTCACGTGCTCCCCAGGCCGCACCATCTCAGCCTCCTCCAAACAGAGCACATATTCCTCGTCGGGGATTTTCTCCTTCAGGTTGTACAGAAGGACGTGCTCAAATAGCACCACAGGGTTCTCACTCCTGATGGCGGCTTTCATCAGACCTTTAGCGTTGTAAGGAGTTGAGCAGGCAACCATTTGCAGGCCAGGGATAGACTGGAAATATGACTCCAGACGCTGTGAGTGCTCTGCGCCAAGCTGCCGACCAACACCACCTGGGCCACGGATCACGAGTGGGATTTTAAACTGGCCACCAGAAGTGTAATGAAGCATGCCACAGTTGTTTGAGATCTGGTTGTAAGCAAGGAGCAGGAAGCCCATGTTCATGCCTTCAACAACAGGCCTCAGCCCTTTCATTCCCGCTCCAACTCCCATGCCAGTAAATGAGTTCTCAGCAATAGGGGTATCCAGGACTCGGAGGTCTCCAAACATATCAGCCAAACCTTTTGTCACCTTGTAAGAACCACCATAATGACCAACATCTTCACCAAACACGCACACTGTTGGATCCAGTTTCATCTCTTCTATCAAGGCCTCACGAAGAGCCTCAAACAGCAAGACCTCATGACTGAAAGGAAAAGTGAGTAAAATTAAGAATATGCAGTTGAGCACATAAGAAATCATGATATTAAAGATCAAGTGTAGCCAAATATTAGTCTAATAGTCAGTCTTTACATACATAAAGTTTAAAGCATAGGTGAGTTACAAGAGAAAAACTCCATTTGCAGGAGAAACAGGAACAGTTAGCAAAAGATTATTAGAGTTTCTAACATATTGCTAACCATGCAAGCAAATCAACGTGTAGTGCCACATAGGCACATAGAAGTGACATAGCAGCTACAGAATATGACAGCAAGTAATTCCACATAAATGGCTAATTATGCATGCATAGTACATCACATATCACAGAATGACATTAATTGCCACATAAATTGCTGAATTTAGGGCATTGGTGCATTATTTGTTGAAGTGGTACTTATGATCTGATTTAATTACAGCAAGAGTCTTGTACCATGGTTAGCTTCAGTGACTTCTATTCCCCGCTGCTTGTCCAGCTGAGCCTATGAACATGTGCCTCTATTTGCACTAATTATTTGGAAGAAGGAGAGATTATGCCGACAGGGAATAGAGGAGAATAGTTGGTCTGTGATGAATGACTTAAAATAAAAACTGCAACCAAACTCTACAGCAAATATTATGTGGTGTACCCCTTTGGGAGATGTTCTAATCTAAGATAACTACATCATTGTGGCCGCGGTTAACACACAAGTCAACAAATCCTAATCAAGTTCTAAGTTGTGCAAAGTCCATTGTACAAATTTGCCTATCGCCACAGATGAGAATTACTACGAAACTAATTCGTTGGTTTTGTGTAGATCCCGAAGCGCCATTGAGTACTTAGCTAATAATAGTACATATATACTTCATGGACAAGAAGCAGTGCAACGTTCTTACCCGTCGGATTTGGAGGCCGCGGCGCTCGACGGCGCATCTGCCTTTGCCTGCACAAGAGAACACGCACGGAGAAAAGAACAGTTCAGCACACCAGCAACAGATGCCGACGCGCCGCGCACGTCGCCACCAAAGGTAAACAggtaagaaaaaaaaatcaaatcaaAGCAAGGACACGCAACTGCAACCGCCGCACGCGCCACAAGCCGGACGCgtcccgccctcgccgccggcgccggcgccacgcGCACGCTCCTCGCCGCTGCAGCTGCGAACACACGAAGCAGGTAACCACAATCTCATCAAGGGATCCGATGCAAATCCGGCGCTTGGGGAGCAAAGAGGCCTACTCGAGGTGGATCTGAGAGCTGCACAGGGGGCGgtggaaggggcggcggcgcgcagcgaGGATGCGGTCGCCATTGTCGGGGATCGGGATCTCGGAACGCAGAGGTGGCCGCGGCGGTAAGGTTTGCGTTTATAGGCTGAGGAGGAGCTTGGGTTTGGCTGCGCGGTGGAATGGAGGAGgaacggaggcggcggcggagagaacGAGGCGGGAGGGGCGGACGgtgagaggagaggagggggaagcggcgggcgGAGATGGGCTGTGGCCTGTGGACGGGGTCTGTACACACTACGGAGGAGATGGATCGATTTGGTGGGCCACTTCTTCGGCCCATAGATTTCGAACTTTGGACTTTCAATTTCAAACGGTCGAAATCAGATTACTAGCACAAAAGACTTCGTCCCACTTGGGGTCAAATACACTTGAACAAGTGACAAGCACCTTCAATTAGTTTGTTACATGGTGATAGCAAGCACCAAGTGCGGCTTTTGCTTACTGCCATCACCCATCAGTCAAGCTTGTGTAACTTAATTGTTCCAACACAAAGAAACAGCAAGATTACACCCTTTGCCAAAATCAATAAATCGAGATTGCAGGCTCCATGCAGAAATTCAAGGCGACAAAATGACACATCATAAGCGGCCAATCTTCACTTGTAG from Panicum hallii strain FIL2 chromosome 9, PHallii_v3.1, whole genome shotgun sequence includes:
- the LOC112877503 gene encoding putative cyclic nucleotide-gated ion channel 9, which translates into the protein MAAVFQEDLKNTSRRIFDPQDRMLVRLNRAFLISCIVAIAVDPMFFYLPMVTDEGNLCVGIDRWLAIATAVVRSVVDLFFLVRIALQFRTAYIKPSSRVFGRGELVIDTAQIARRYMRRFFAADITSVLPFPQVVIWNFLHRSRGTAVLDTKDRLLFIVFIQYIPRVVRIYPISSELKRSSGAFAETAYAGAAYYLLWYLLASHIVGAFWYLLSIERVSDCWRDACNEFPGCNRIYMYCGNDRQLGFLEWRTITRQVINETCEPQKDGRAPFNYGIYSSAVESSVLKSKDTASKLLFCLWWGLANLSTLGQGLKTSIYTGEALFSIALAIFGLILMAMLIGNIQTYLQSLTVRLEEMRVKQRDSEQWMHHRLLPPELRERVRRYDQYKWLNTHGVDEEALVQNLPKDLRRDIKRHLCLGLVRRVPLFANMDERLLDAICERLKPSLCTEHTYIIREGDPVDQMVFIIRGSLESITTDGGRTGFYNRSLLEEGDFCGEELLTWALDPKAGVCLPSSTRTVRALSEVEAFALPADELKFVAGQFRRMHSKAVQHTFRFYSHQWRTWAATYIQAAWRRHLKRKAAELRRREEELENEEGKSSIRTTILVSRFAANALRGVHRQRSRRAGAVNELLMPVPKPREPDFGRDDY
- the LOC112875568 gene encoding pyruvate dehydrogenase E1 component subunit beta-4, chloroplastic, with protein sequence MATASSLRAAAPSTAPCAALRSTSTAAARSVRVAPAPAARAGRVRLVARAAVAAKADAPSSAAASKSDGHEVLLFEALREALIEEMKLDPTVCVFGEDVGHYGGSYKVTKGLADMFGDLRVLDTPIAENSFTGMGVGAGMKGLRPVVEGMNMGFLLLAYNQISNNCGMLHYTSGGQFKIPLVIRGPGGVGRQLGAEHSQRLESYFQSIPGLQMVACSTPYNAKGLMKAAIRSENPVVLFEHVLLYNLKEKIPDEEYVLCLEEAEMVRPGEHVTILTYSRMRYHVMQAAKTLVNKGYDPEVIDIRSLKPFDLHTIGNSIKKTHRVLIVEECMRTGGIGASLRSAIIDNFWDYLDAPIMCLSSQDVPTPYASTLEDATVVQPAQIVAAVEQICQ
- the LOC112875538 gene encoding protein WHAT'S THIS FACTOR 1-like yields the protein MPLLPARARRAPAALLVPVRGLLEARVPWARDRALDHAVERERHLVPFLLAKDALLAATPPPHAVPLHSLPSTIPFPFRPLRFLRLYPSAFALSPHPIEVSPTPRLSALHAAEAQVVDATRPDAADRLLRLLMLAPSRALPLRLVARLRLDLGLAPDFQRSLLPNYPDYFALSPDGTLLELVCYRKDLAVSAMQSYAQRTGGYKVGDAVAFPLSFPRGFELDKKVRKWLDEWQRLPYISPYEDGSHLAPRSDITEKRTVAVLHEVLSLTVGKKMEKEVLVKLGEALRLPPGFRKVVARHPGIFYMSHKLRMQTVVLRESYRRHMLVDKHPMMGIRYQYLHLMHMGKEEVGKGKGKDRKSSRGEQMIGEEFGAEGEDGDNEEDYDDEVDGDELDEEDMEAGVASEDEESDDDIDEDTGKQIAH